In Carya illinoinensis cultivar Pawnee chromosome 9, C.illinoinensisPawnee_v1, whole genome shotgun sequence, the following are encoded in one genomic region:
- the LOC122275881 gene encoding uncharacterized protein LOC122275881, with product MDKSWMHIEDRLRSHEYAEGVNHFLSMAQSIAPSSDSIRCPCRDCRNNFFQPFTVVRDHLFLRGIDRSYTQWIFHGEDDPFHANRSDDPDDGDDTGEYIDDVDEMLDDIRVGSFVDDITGLNASGSDDDNAQPNVGTSRHHTFEQYVEDARRPLYPSCTTYSKLSFIVKLLHIKTIGGWNVKSFNMVLKLLKSAFPTALLPEDYNDARQLECGLGFSYTKIHVCPNDCMLFWKDDEDKDECRKCNASRWISMTSKHRVPQKVMRYFPLKPRLQRLYLSKKTAEAMRWHKEGRIDDSNCMRHPADSKVWKDFDRKYDWFAKDSRNVRLGLASDGFNPFNNMSKPYSIWPVILLPYNLPPWSCMKDPYFMLTCLIPGPKSPGNDIDVFLRPLVDELKELWEVGIETYDAFSYDVFRLHASLLWTINDFPAYANLSGWSTKGKLACPVCNVDTDSMWLAYGRKHCYMGHRRWLALDHPWRKKKRAFNGANEVRIQPANLLAQAIFESLSMVPNVQFGKSSRKRKRAPQELNWTKKSIFFDLPYWQELELRHNLDVMHIEKNICDSVLGTLLSIDGKSKDTANSGMKSHDCHIFLQRLLLVVIGGYLRPDIRLALIELCTFFKELCARTLTYESLHRLQAEISIILCKLEMIFPPAFFDIMVHLAIHLPDEALLAGPVQYRWMYPFERYLGKFKRYVRNKARPEGSIAEAYVHVECLTFCSMYLNDIETRYQRFERNADLPEQSNEEFFSVFSQKIREKRAMDPTSVRDEIYALACGPDKWVASYAGCIMNGIRFQTKDRERHRRTQNSGLVVRGEHQSNPIDFYGVLNDIIELRYIGWRKVYLFHCDWWDVGDKRRGIRVGDHLTSLNTSRTWYKDEPFALACQAQQVFYVKDVSVAGSWYVVHKITNRNVYNIPLVSAAEVADDGADSGEDDALQEDENIPTNVPYAQSSDLDLMTPLNRVDEEPLLLDPSIMLEQQPSELPDHEEYVEDAEGVDDELGVDDASTNSADSEEDSIAEAD from the exons ATGGATAAatcttggatgcatattgaagatagattgcgGTCCCATGAATATGCTGAAGGAGTTAATCATTTCTTATCAATGGCTCAATCCATTGCTCCTTCCAGTGACTCCATTAGGTGTCCTTGTCGGGACTGTCGTAATAACTTCTTCCAGCCATTTACTGTTGTGAGGGATCATCTATTTTTGAGAGGGATTGATAGAAGTTATACtcaatggatatttcatggagaagatgatccttTTCATGCCAACCGGTCAGACGATCCGGATGATGGAGATGATACTGGAGAGTACATTGATGACGTcgatgagatgttagatgacattcgGGTGGGATCCTTCGTGGATGATATTACCGGTTTAAATGCAAGTGGCAGTGATGATGATAATGCACAGCCCAACGTTGGGACTTCTAGACACCATACGTTTGAACAGTACGTCGAGGATGCACGACGTCCACTATATCCTTCGTGTACAACCTACTCAAAGCTATCATTTATAGTGAAGTTGCTTCACATCAAGACAATTGGGGGTTGGAACGTGAAGTCATTTAACATGGTGCTAAAGCTATTGAAGTCTGCATTCCCAACTGCTCTCTTGCCTGAAGACTATAATGATGCACGTCAGCTAGAGTGTGGGTTGGGATTTAGTTACACCAAAATCCATGTATGCCCAAATGACTGTATGTTGTTTTGGAAAGatgatgaagacaaagatgaatgCCGTAAATGCAACGCATCTAGGTGGATCTCAATGACGAGTAAACACCGGGTACCTCAGAAAGTGATGCGTTATTTTCCATTGAAGCCTAGGTTGCAACGCCTTTATCTATCAAAGAAGACAGCAGAAGCCATGCGATGGCATAAAGAGGGCCGTATCGATGATTCGAACTGTATGAGGCATCCAGCTGATTCCAAAGTTTGGAAAGATTTTGACAGGAAATATGATTGGTTTGCCAAAGATTCTCGTAATGTCCGTCTTGGACTGGCGAGTGATGGGTTCAACCCGTTCAATAACATGAGCAAGCCCTATAGTATATGGCCAGTAATACTTCTACCTTATAACTTGCCACCTTGGTCTTGCATGAAAGACCCATACTTTATGTTGACCTGCTTGATACCTGGTCCTAAATCACCAGGAAATGATATCGATGTCTTCCTGCGTCCTTTAGTTGATGAGTTGAAAGAATTATGGGAGGTTGGTATTGAGACATATGATGCATTCAGTTATGATGTTTTCCGATTACATGCATCTTTACTTTGGACTATAAATGACTTTCCTGCATATGCCAAtctttctgggtggagcacGAAGGGGAAGTTGGCTTGTCCTGTGTGCAATGTTGATACCGATTCTATGTGGTTGGCGTATGGGcgtaaacattgttatatgggccaCCGTCGATGGTTGGCCTTGGACCAcccttggagaaagaaaaaacgtGCTTTCAATGGTGCCAACGAGGTTCGGATTCAACCAGCAAATCTTTTGGCCCAAGCTATATTTGAATCATTATCCATGGTCCCGAATGTGCAATTCGGGAAAAGTTCACGGAAGAGGAAACGGGCACCACAAGAATTAAATTGGACAAAGAAAAGCATCTTCTTCGATCTCCCATACTGGCAAGAATTAGAGTTGAGGCATAACCtagatgtaatgcatattgagaaaaacataTGTGATAGTGTGTTGGGCACCTTGCTGAGTATTGACGGAAAGAGTAAGGACACTGCGAATTCaggaatgaaaagtcatgactgccaCATTTTCCTCCAACGGTTGCTTCTGGTCGTGATTGGTGGTTATCTGCGGCCGGACATTCGGCTAGCTTTGATCGAGCTATGtacattttttaaagaattgtgTGCTCGAACATTGACTTATGAATCATTGCATCGGCTTCAGGCAGAAATTTCTATCATACTATGTAAACTTGAGATGATCTTCCCACCTGCATTTTTTGATATAATGGTGCACCTCGCAATTCATTTACCGGACGAGGCATTGCTTGCTGGACCAgtgcaatataggtggatgtatccttttgagAGGTACCTAGGGAAGTTCAAACGTTACGTCCGGAACAAAGCCCGCCCAGAGGGCTCAATTGCCGAAGCATATGTTCATGTTGAGTGTTTGACGTTTTGCTCAATGTATCTCAATGACATTGAGACCAGATATCAACGGTTTGAAAGAAACGCAGACCTTCCAGAACAGAGtaatgaagaatttttttctgTATTCTCACAAAAG ATTCGAGAGAAGCGTGCAATGGATCCAACCAGTGTACGAGATGAAATATATGCACTTGCATGTGGTCCCGACAAGTGGGTTGCGTCATACGCTGGTTGCATAATGAATGGAATTAGGTTTCAAACAAAGGATCGAGAGAGGCACCGGCGAACGCAAAATAGCGGTTTGGTTGTCCGAggtgaacatcaatcaaatccCATAGACTTCTATGGGGTGTTGAATGATATCATAGAATTACGATATATAGGTTGGCGTAAGGTGTATTTGTTTcattgtgattggtgggatgttGGTGATAAGCGAAGAGGGATTCGCGTTGGGGACCATCTAACCAGCCTGAACACGTCTAGaacatggtataaagatgagccttTTGCTCTTGCTTGCCAAGCGCAGCAAGTGTTTTATGTAAAAGACGTGAGTGTGGCGGGTAGTTGGTATGTGGTCCATAAGATAACGAATAGAAATGTATACAACATCCCTTTAGTATCAGCAGCTGAGGTGGCAGATGATGGTGCCGATTCTGGTGAGGATGACGCTTTACAGGAGGATGAAAACATCCCGACAAACGTGCCGTATGCCCAAAGCAGTGACCTAGACTTGATGACCCCGTTGAATAGGGTAGATGAAGAACCATTGCTGCTTGACCCTTCGATCATGCTAGAACAGCAACCATCTGAACTACCTGACCACGAGGAATACGTCGAGGATGCCGAAGGAGTTGATGATGAGCTGGGAGTTGACGATGCCTCCACTAATAGTGCGGACAGCGAAGAAGACAGTATTGCAGAAGCCGATTAG